Proteins from a single region of Sesamum indicum cultivar Zhongzhi No. 13 linkage group LG5, S_indicum_v1.0, whole genome shotgun sequence:
- the LOC105161560 gene encoding UPF0503 protein At3g09070, chloroplastic-like yields MNPTSADPTAPPPQPPQPPRSSFSCDRHPHEHFTGFCPSCLCERLTTLDHSSSNTPSSSRRPSSASAAAAAAIKSLFSSTSKPNTFPPPPPLPKPSKPASFFPELRRTKSFSASKNEAFGLCFEPQRKSCDVRVRNTLWSLFSLDDENKTGATSNKPSSSAPSSSHQNHQNSKIESCVANKPVFEETENEEDFRDPDNVEDDIVVCDDDGDGGEIRPVRDSHLENLRNAVEVEVNSGEIVEEEVVSVSSLKPMKDHIDLDAQEKKSSGGGFWAAASVFSKKWHKWRRKQKMKKQNNGDKFAALPVEKPLSRQYRETQSEIADYGFGRRSCDTDPRFSLDAGRISFDDPRYSFDEPRASWDGYLIGRSFPRMAPMVSVMEDAPAVHVSRSDMQIPVEEPTSNCANEGEGVPGGTTQTREYYSDSSSRRRKSLDRSSSIRKTAAAVVAEIDELKMVSNAKVSPTTADYFHGAKVMVGERDLRDSSSHSLRDDCSETFELGNGFRDSSSSVIGNGERKEPKKSRRWSWRIWGFIQRRNGGNKDEDEEEKYSRVNGVERSLSESWQDLRREANGDVRGGINRSMLRSNSSVSWRNANHIGGSFGSMRKSGVEMNGHGKKKRDDFVLEKNRSARYSPNHVDNGLLRFYLTPMRSSRRGGLGKIKPNNSHSIARSVLRLY; encoded by the coding sequence ATGAATCCCACTTCTGCAGACCCCACAGCGCCGCCTCCGCAGCCGCCGCAGCCTCCGCGATCCTCCTTTAGCTGCGACCGCCACCCCCACGAGCACTTCACCGGATTCTGCCCATCTTGTCTCTGTGAGCGCCTCACCACTCTAGATCACTCCTCCTCTAATACTCCTTCCTCTTCTCGCCGACCCTCCTCCGCCTCTGCTGCTGCCGCAGCAGCTATCAAATCCCTCTTCTCCTCTACCTCAAAGCCCAACACCTTCCCCCCTCCACCACCACTTCCCAAACCCTCCAAGCCCGCTTCTTTTTTCCCCGAACTACGTCGTACCAAGTCCTTTTCTGCTTCCAAGAACGAAGCTTTTGGCCTATGTTTTGAGCCCCAGAGAAAATCCTGCGATGTTAGGGTGAGGAATACTCTTTGGTCCCTCTTTTCACTCGATGACGAGAATAAAACTGGTGCTACTAGTAATAAACCCTCCTCTTCTGCCCCTTCCTCCTCTCATCAAAACCACCAAAATAGCAAAATCGAATCTTGTGTCGCCAATAAGCCCGTTTTTGAGGAAACAGAAAATGAGGAGGATTTTAGAGACCCTGATAATGTAGAGGATGACATTGTTGTGTGTGACGATGATGGTGACGGAGGCGAAATAAGGCCCGTTCGAGATTCTCATTTGGAGAATCTGAGAAATGCGGTTGAAGTTGAGGTGAATAGTGGCGAGATTGTAGAAGAAGAGGTGGTGAGTGTTAGTAGCTTGAAGCCTATGAAGGACCACATTGATCTTGATGCCCAGGAGAAGAAGAGTTCGGGAGGGGGGTTTTGGGCTGCGGCATCAGTTTTTAGCAAAAAATGGCACAAGTGGAGGCGGAAGCAGAAGATGAAGAAGCAGAACAATGGTGACAAGTTCGCTGCATTGCCTGTGGAGAAGCCACTATCGAGGCAGTATAGGGAGACTCAGTCTGAGATTGCTGATTATGGGTTTGGGAGGAGGTCTTGTGACACCGATCCAAGGTTTTCACTTGATGCTGGAAGAATCAGCTTTGACGATCCGAGATATTCTTTTGATGAGCCTCGAGCTTCTTGGGATGGTTATTTGATAGGGAGAAGTTTCCCAAGAATGGCGCCTATGGTTTCTGTAATGGAGGATGCCCCAGCCGTGCACGTCTCTCGCTCTGATATGCAAATTCCAGTGGAGGAACCAACTAGTAACTGTGCTAACGAGGGCGAGGGTGTGCCTGGAGGCACAACACAGACTAGGGAGTACTATTCAGATTCTTCTTCAAGGAGGAGGAAGAGTCTTGATAGGTCTAGTTCAATTAGAAAGACTGCAGCTGCTGTGGTGGCCGAGATTGATGAGCTAAAGATGGTGTCTAATGCAAAGGTTTCACCCACAACTGCAGATTATTTTCATGGGGCAAAAGTGATGGTGGGGGAACGAGACTTGAGGGATTCAAGTTCACATTCTTTGCGGGATGATTGTTCTGAGACTTTTGAGTTGGGTAATGGATTTAGGGATAGTAGCAGTTCTGTGATAGGGAATGGAGAGAGAAAGGAGCCTAAAAAGTCTAGGAGGTGGAGTTGGAGAATATGGGGTTTTATACAGCGGCGGAATGGTGGGAACAAAGATGAGGATGAGGAGGAAAAATACAGTAGAGTAAATGGGGTAGAGAGGTCATTATCTGAGTCTTGGCAGGACTTGAGGAGAGAAGCAAATGGAGATGTAAGAGGTGGAATTAACAGAAGTATGCTGCGAAGCAACAGCAGTGTGAGCTGGAGAAATGCCAATCACATTGGGGGATCATTTGGGAGTATGAGGAAATCAGGCGTTGAAATGAATGGGCAtgggaagaagaaaagggatGATTTTGTGTTGGAGAAGAATCGGAGCGCACGGTACTCTCCTAACCATGTCGACAATGGACTCCTGCGGTTCTACTTGACGCCAATGAGGAGCAGCCGGAGAGGGGGCCTGGGTAAAATCAAGCCCAATAACTCGCACTCGATAGCAAGAAGTGTCCTGAGGCTGTATTGA